The following proteins are co-located in the Pyrococcus abyssi GE5 genome:
- a CDS encoding NADH-quinone oxidoreductase subunit D, whose translation MVTQEELIREARRNGMELYPIEKDTYELFFGPQHMATENFSIILKMDGNRVVKAIANPGFLHRGFEKLAEYRPWYTNIALLLRICVPESDVPEAIYSLAVDEIIGWEVPERAQWIRTTVLEMARVSAYLFWIMGLSFKLGVYTAGQWAAAYRERLMRLFEELTGARVYHIYTIPGGVRRDIPGDKWLRQLKDTVEYIKSKLPDFDNLVFENYITYRRMEGIGVMDKKFALAEGVTGPNLRATGVAYDVRKDDPYLLYPELDFEVPTLREGDALARALVRRYELEQDLYILEQLLEMGPPSGPYKVEDPRLKNLPRFKVPAGDAFAHVESTKGDFGAYVVSDGSHKPYRVHVRGPSIAHGIRVLEQLLVGARIADVPVILMSLDNCPPDIDR comes from the coding sequence ATGGTCACCCAGGAGGAATTAATTAGAGAAGCGAGAAGGAATGGAATGGAGCTATATCCAATAGAAAAAGATACTTACGAGTTGTTCTTCGGTCCACAGCACATGGCCACCGAGAACTTCAGCATAATCCTAAAGATGGATGGGAATAGAGTTGTGAAGGCAATAGCGAACCCAGGATTTCTCCACAGGGGATTCGAGAAGTTAGCCGAGTACAGACCTTGGTATACAAACATAGCCCTGCTCTTAAGAATATGCGTTCCAGAGTCGGATGTTCCTGAGGCCATTTACTCCTTAGCAGTGGACGAGATAATTGGATGGGAAGTCCCCGAAAGAGCACAGTGGATAAGGACTACAGTCCTTGAGATGGCAAGGGTTTCGGCTTATTTATTCTGGATAATGGGACTGAGCTTTAAGCTAGGTGTTTACACGGCTGGGCAGTGGGCTGCGGCATATAGAGAGAGACTAATGAGGCTATTCGAAGAGCTCACAGGAGCTAGGGTTTATCACATCTATACAATACCTGGTGGCGTTAGAAGGGACATTCCTGGGGATAAGTGGCTCAGGCAACTGAAGGACACGGTTGAGTACATAAAGTCAAAGCTCCCCGACTTTGACAACCTTGTCTTTGAGAACTACATAACGTACAGGAGAATGGAAGGAATAGGAGTCATGGACAAGAAGTTCGCCCTAGCCGAAGGAGTTACGGGGCCGAACCTAAGGGCTACTGGCGTTGCTTACGACGTTAGAAAGGACGATCCCTATCTATTATACCCGGAGCTTGACTTTGAAGTTCCGACTTTAAGGGAGGGAGATGCTCTAGCCAGGGCCCTTGTCAGGAGGTACGAGCTCGAGCAAGATCTATACATCTTGGAACAACTCCTCGAAATGGGACCACCGAGTGGGCCTTACAAGGTTGAAGATCCAAGGTTGAAGAACCTGCCAAGGTTCAAGGTTCCCGCTGGAGATGCTTTCGCCCACGTAGAATCAACCAAGGGGGACTTTGGGGCTTACGTAGTTAGCGATGGTAGTCACAAGCCCTACAGGGTTCACGTTAGGGGGCCAAGCATAGCCCATGGGATCAGGGTTCTTGAGCAACTTTTAGTTGGAGCTAGAATAGCTGACGTTCCCGTGATATTAATGAGTTTGGATAATTGTCCACCCGATATAGATAGGTGA
- a CDS encoding monovalent cation/H+ antiporter complex subunit F: MMSVNVYLILIAIATLLSMYRVFRGPTTVDRLVAVDIMTTITVGLMVLLALYYKRMIFLDVALVYAVLSFAGVIAFARYLEGGL; this comes from the coding sequence ATGATGAGCGTTAACGTTTACCTAATTTTGATAGCAATAGCGACGCTACTCAGCATGTACAGAGTGTTCAGGGGACCTACAACCGTGGATAGGCTAGTCGCAGTTGACATAATGACGACGATAACGGTTGGACTGATGGTTCTCCTAGCGTTGTACTATAAGAGGATGATATTCCTAGACGTTGCGCTGGTATATGCCGTGCTATCGTTCGCCGGAGTAATAGCGTTTGCTAGATACCTGGAGGGAGGGCTATGA
- the mnhG gene encoding monovalent cation/H(+) antiporter subunit G: MNILAGIGEFLVLFGTVFYFLSTLGLIRMPDVYNRMQTATKSVTLGSLSAIIGVGLWAVGEGLGIAWLTKTIVIAVFLLLTNPISAHALIRGAYKSGIPLWEGSVVDKYREHLERKEREEEEEKEEGEGEE; encoded by the coding sequence ATGAACATCTTGGCGGGAATTGGAGAGTTTCTAGTCTTATTTGGGACAGTGTTCTACTTCCTATCAACTCTGGGTCTCATCAGGATGCCAGATGTTTACAATAGAATGCAGACAGCAACTAAAAGCGTAACCCTGGGCTCATTGTCCGCAATAATAGGGGTTGGACTTTGGGCCGTTGGAGAAGGCTTGGGAATCGCTTGGTTAACAAAGACGATAGTTATAGCGGTGTTTCTGCTACTGACGAATCCGATAAGTGCCCATGCTCTGATAAGGGGAGCCTACAAGTCTGGGATACCACTTTGGGAAGGTAGTGTCGTTGACAAGTATAGAGAGCACTTGGAGAGAAAGGAGAGGGAAGAGGAGGAAGAAAAGGAAGAAGGGGAGGGAGAGGAATGA
- the nuoI gene encoding NADH-quinone oxidoreductase subunit NuoI — protein MPAKVVGEDKVKKQPSFVKPWLGLKYLFKKPVTIKIPYEKIDPAPKYRGFHTLDWKKCIGCNFCGQICPARAIEMTWIEVDGKMEKRPHPKIDYGRCTFCQFCVDVCPTGALGFIESYILTTTGDEEELQLFDWVPLPPDKFRELQEEYKDWRFPVEKIDFNEETKEVTYYLRNGEIFKFKILGYGLRPPKPPAKPKTQPKKEESQNQSKS, from the coding sequence ATGCCGGCTAAGGTTGTGGGTGAGGATAAGGTCAAGAAGCAGCCCTCCTTCGTTAAACCCTGGCTTGGGCTAAAGTACCTCTTCAAGAAGCCCGTAACGATAAAGATACCCTATGAGAAGATAGATCCTGCTCCTAAGTACAGGGGATTCCACACATTGGACTGGAAGAAGTGCATTGGATGTAACTTCTGCGGCCAGATATGTCCTGCAAGGGCCATAGAGATGACTTGGATAGAAGTTGATGGGAAGATGGAGAAAAGACCTCATCCGAAGATTGACTACGGAAGGTGCACCTTCTGTCAGTTCTGCGTAGATGTCTGCCCAACTGGAGCCCTTGGGTTCATCGAAAGTTACATACTAACCACAACCGGCGATGAGGAGGAGTTGCAGCTGTTTGATTGGGTACCATTACCTCCGGACAAGTTCAGGGAGCTTCAAGAAGAGTATAAGGACTGGAGGTTCCCCGTTGAGAAGATAGACTTCAACGAGGAGACGAAGGAAGTAACATATTACCTAAGGAACGGAGAGATATTCAAGTTCAAGATACTCGGCTACGGTTTAAGACCGCCGAAGCCCCCAGCTAAACCTAAGACTCAGCCGAAGAAAGAAGAAAGTCAAAATCAAAGCAAGAGTTAA
- the coaBC gene encoding bifunctional phosphopantothenoylcysteine decarboxylase/phosphopantothenate--cysteine ligase CoaBC, which produces MLSHIKLIYATKSRKLVGKKIVLAIPGSIAAVECVKLARELIRHGAEVHAVMSPSATKIIHPYAMEFATGNPVITEITGSIEHVELAGEHENKADLILVCPATANTISKIACGIDDTPVTTVVTTAFPHIPIMIAPAMHESMYKHPIVRENIEKLKKLGVEFIGPRIEEGKAKVATIDEIVYRVIKKLHPKTLEGKRVLITAGATREYIDPIRFITNASSGKMGVALAEEAEFRGAEVTLIRTRGSVKSFVENQIEVETVEEMLGAIEEELTKKKYDVVIMAAAVSDFKPKIKAKEKIKSDKSITLELVPNPKIIRKIKEIQSDVFLVGFKAETSMEKLISEAKKQIESAGSDLVIGNTLEAFGSEESKVVIVGKDFVKELPRMKKRELAERIWDEIEKKI; this is translated from the coding sequence ATGCTCAGCCACATTAAGCTTATCTACGCTACAAAGAGCAGGAAACTTGTTGGCAAAAAAATAGTTCTTGCAATCCCAGGAAGCATAGCGGCTGTGGAGTGCGTAAAGCTTGCTAGAGAACTGATAAGGCACGGAGCTGAGGTTCATGCAGTAATGAGCCCCAGCGCGACGAAGATAATTCATCCTTATGCAATGGAATTTGCCACTGGGAATCCAGTTATAACTGAGATAACAGGATCCATAGAGCACGTTGAATTAGCTGGAGAGCATGAGAATAAAGCCGATTTAATCTTGGTTTGTCCAGCTACCGCTAACACGATATCGAAGATAGCCTGCGGGATAGACGATACCCCAGTAACTACGGTAGTCACTACCGCCTTCCCACACATCCCAATAATGATAGCTCCAGCGATGCACGAGAGCATGTACAAGCATCCGATAGTTAGGGAGAACATAGAGAAGCTAAAGAAGCTTGGGGTTGAGTTCATAGGCCCCAGGATAGAGGAGGGTAAAGCGAAAGTAGCTACAATAGATGAGATTGTCTACAGGGTCATTAAGAAGCTTCATCCCAAGACCTTGGAAGGGAAGAGGGTTCTAATTACCGCGGGAGCCACCAGGGAGTATATAGATCCCATAAGGTTCATAACGAATGCCAGTAGCGGCAAAATGGGTGTTGCACTAGCCGAGGAAGCCGAATTTAGGGGAGCGGAGGTTACGCTGATAAGAACTAGGGGTAGCGTTAAAAGTTTCGTTGAGAATCAAATCGAGGTTGAAACTGTAGAAGAGATGCTCGGGGCAATAGAGGAAGAGCTCACCAAGAAGAAGTATGACGTTGTGATAATGGCGGCAGCTGTCAGCGATTTTAAGCCAAAGATTAAGGCGAAAGAGAAGATAAAGAGTGACAAGTCAATAACACTAGAACTAGTTCCGAATCCAAAGATAATAAGGAAAATTAAGGAGATTCAAAGCGACGTATTCCTGGTGGGATTTAAGGCTGAAACATCCATGGAGAAACTTATCAGCGAGGCTAAGAAGCAAATAGAGAGCGCGGGAAGTGATCTAGTGATTGGCAATACCCTCGAAGCATTTGGAAGTGAGGAAAGTAAGGTGGTTATAGTAGGGAAGGACTTCGTGAAAGAGCTACCCAGGATGAAAAAGAGGGAACTTGCTGAGAGAATTTGGGATGAAATAGAAAAGAAAATTTAA
- a CDS encoding DUF4040 domain-containing protein: MNCIPCIEYIIVFLMVISAILSVEWKDLLAAAVGMAAVSLFASILFFMLQAPDVAMTEAAIGAALSGAVFIFAIKRTRRYETEEEEKPGWWVRW, from the coding sequence ATGAACTGCATACCGTGTATAGAGTACATAATAGTGTTCCTTATGGTTATCTCAGCTATCCTATCAGTGGAATGGAAAGACCTCCTGGCTGCAGCGGTTGGAATGGCGGCAGTTAGCTTGTTCGCATCGATACTCTTCTTCATGCTTCAAGCTCCAGATGTAGCTATGACGGAAGCAGCTATAGGTGCAGCCCTCAGCGGAGCCGTGTTCATCTTCGCGATCAAGAGGACGAGAAGGTACGAGACGGAGGAGGAAGAGAAGCCCGGTTGGTGGGTGAGGTGGTGA
- a CDS encoding NADH-quinone oxidoreductase subunit K, with protein MISSYYFGAIALVLIGLYAVLVKKNLLKILIGLSIMETGVNLLLISIGYVSGRSAPILSEGIGPNQAVDPIPQALVLTAIVIGVATTAMALSVAIILYEKYGTLNIEEIRRLRG; from the coding sequence ATGATATCCTCATATTACTTTGGCGCGATAGCCCTAGTCTTAATCGGCCTGTACGCAGTTCTCGTCAAGAAAAACCTGCTTAAGATCTTAATCGGTCTCAGTATAATGGAAACTGGAGTGAACTTGCTCTTGATAAGCATAGGTTATGTAAGTGGTAGATCTGCTCCAATACTTAGCGAAGGTATAGGTCCAAATCAAGCCGTTGACCCAATTCCTCAAGCCCTAGTTCTTACTGCGATAGTTATAGGAGTTGCAACTACCGCAATGGCCCTTAGCGTTGCTATTATCTTGTATGAGAAGTATGGAACCCTCAACATAGAGGAGATAAGGAGGTTGAGGGGATGA
- a CDS encoding proton-conducting transporter transmembrane domain-containing protein yields the protein MSQVASLLIALPLISAFFVPVLKRIKQSLIMPYLILITLIQTGIAGWVFYEVYTTGKPIIIMAGGWRPPVGINLYIGPFAALFVLIIAVVSFITAVFSVKAVKVEPIDKYAMLFLLLMLGATGMIATGDIFNLFVFMEITAITAYALTAYNKTGEAAEASMKYIVLGGIGSSFFLIGVALLYGATGTLNMAHLAELSTSINPIVAQVGLALVIFGLAVEAELFPLNAWAPDAYQAAPHPITVMFSAFVVKAGLYAMARILYLLQKANGWSSVLRLVLIMATLTVIFAELSALRQRDVKRMIAYSSIGQIGLIALAFSLGTQAGVDAGVFHMLNHAIVKAMMFLGVGYVGITLGGTELEKFEGLGKRMPLTALALTIGAVSTVGVPLFNVFWSKFRIIVATLQAGFIWPAILVLFASMVEAVYYFRLVHTMWFSGSGERVKEGWIVIFLLLLAVLVVAIGIYPTPAWEIVKRAGSDIFAVANYVKNVPLMGVIQ from the coding sequence ATGAGCCAGGTAGCGTCACTATTAATAGCCTTACCTCTAATCAGCGCGTTCTTCGTCCCCGTATTGAAGAGGATAAAGCAATCACTAATAATGCCGTACCTAATCCTAATCACGCTTATCCAGACAGGAATAGCGGGATGGGTTTTCTATGAGGTTTACACCACTGGAAAGCCAATAATTATAATGGCAGGAGGCTGGAGGCCACCCGTTGGAATAAACCTTTACATCGGACCATTTGCAGCGTTGTTCGTTCTAATAATAGCGGTTGTAAGCTTTATAACCGCTGTATTCAGCGTCAAGGCGGTTAAAGTAGAGCCGATAGATAAGTACGCAATGTTGTTCCTCCTACTGATGCTTGGAGCAACTGGAATGATTGCCACTGGTGACATATTCAACCTCTTCGTCTTCATGGAGATAACCGCGATAACTGCTTACGCGTTGACCGCGTATAATAAGACGGGGGAAGCCGCCGAGGCGTCAATGAAGTACATAGTCCTAGGAGGCATTGGGTCGAGTTTCTTCCTCATAGGCGTGGCCCTGCTATATGGTGCAACTGGAACGCTAAACATGGCACACTTAGCCGAGCTGAGCACTTCGATAAATCCAATAGTGGCTCAAGTTGGCTTGGCCTTAGTTATATTCGGACTTGCCGTTGAGGCAGAGCTCTTCCCGCTCAACGCGTGGGCACCGGATGCATATCAAGCTGCCCCTCACCCAATAACCGTCATGTTCTCGGCGTTCGTTGTAAAGGCCGGCCTATACGCCATGGCCAGGATACTCTACCTCTTACAAAAGGCAAATGGATGGAGCTCAGTCCTTAGGTTAGTCCTAATAATGGCAACCCTAACGGTAATATTCGCAGAGCTTTCGGCACTTAGGCAAAGAGACGTTAAGAGGATGATAGCCTACTCAAGTATAGGGCAGATAGGATTGATAGCGTTGGCATTCTCCCTTGGAACTCAGGCTGGCGTTGACGCTGGAGTGTTCCATATGCTGAACCACGCTATAGTCAAGGCCATGATGTTCCTCGGAGTCGGCTACGTCGGAATAACCCTTGGGGGAACCGAACTTGAGAAGTTCGAGGGTTTGGGGAAGAGAATGCCCTTAACGGCTTTGGCCCTAACGATAGGTGCAGTTTCAACGGTGGGAGTTCCGCTCTTCAACGTCTTCTGGAGCAAATTCAGGATAATAGTTGCAACGTTACAGGCTGGCTTCATCTGGCCAGCAATACTTGTCCTCTTCGCTAGCATGGTGGAGGCCGTTTATTACTTCAGGCTCGTGCACACGATGTGGTTCTCAGGCTCAGGCGAGAGGGTTAAGGAGGGTTGGATTGTCATATTCCTGCTACTGCTCGCGGTATTAGTCGTGGCAATAGGAATCTACCCGACCCCAGCGTGGGAGATAGTGAAGAGGGCCGGAAGCGACATATTCGCGGTTGCCAATTACGTTAAGAACGTCCCGTTGATGGGGGTGATACAATGA
- a CDS encoding proton-conducting transporter transmembrane domain-containing protein, with translation MNELLLAVIFSPLVAGFLAWLFNVKGIREGIGVIGALIPLIGLIKLYPSLGQGVSYTITVGGFKLGFMMSHLNWIFSMIAAVVGVSAILGMVSTAKDGYEWLFALMSLTGALGIFTAQDLVVFFIFWEIMTFASFMMVLKFNRAASLKYFLLSIMGAYAMLVAIGLIYAKTGSFSFSDISAFFGKEAVSTMLGGTPAFSKLDVALIYLLFLLAFGVKAGMFPLHVWAPDAYSETDQSYTAIFSGVLSKAGVYGFILLYILMYGKLLIDLGQVRSAPAFGYVIAFLGGLTIIVGGILAALQEDIRRLFAYSSISQVGYILVGLGIGTSLGIEAAIYHAISHALFKGLFFLIVATLIYRTGKTEFKDFGGLAEKMPFTFTMAFIAILSLAGIPPLVGFASKWLIFEAVISQNLPILGGMVFFGSAIGFVYLIRFTYAVWFGQRPSDIEDTKDAPLPLAIGMAILGTLNVVFGVAPGIIAKELNAIFGRTVIGGNIWELELGFGRYNALLVTIWLVIGLLIAGILYFLGASTRKVPVTDTYQSGNPVTMDYNLTIRRNFFLPLKEAVAFWLRISFDKLYRDVWKSIEDFAETARNYIYNGNVQAYAWYLAIILLILAAMGV, from the coding sequence ATGAATGAGTTGTTATTAGCGGTGATATTTTCACCCCTGGTAGCAGGATTCCTCGCGTGGCTGTTCAACGTTAAGGGGATTAGGGAAGGAATTGGGGTAATTGGAGCTTTGATACCTTTAATTGGCCTGATAAAGTTATATCCATCTCTAGGCCAAGGAGTTAGCTACACGATAACTGTCGGTGGCTTCAAGCTTGGATTCATGATGTCCCACTTGAACTGGATATTCTCAATGATAGCTGCAGTAGTCGGAGTATCAGCGATCCTTGGAATGGTTTCAACGGCAAAGGATGGCTATGAATGGTTATTCGCCCTCATGAGCCTAACGGGTGCCCTAGGAATTTTCACCGCTCAAGATTTAGTTGTGTTCTTCATCTTCTGGGAAATCATGACGTTCGCGAGCTTCATGATGGTGCTCAAGTTCAACAGGGCCGCATCACTCAAGTACTTCCTACTGAGCATAATGGGAGCTTATGCAATGCTAGTTGCAATAGGCCTAATCTACGCGAAGACCGGAAGCTTCTCGTTCTCCGATATTTCAGCGTTCTTTGGAAAAGAAGCTGTATCCACCATGCTGGGAGGAACGCCCGCTTTCAGCAAGCTTGACGTTGCACTAATCTACCTACTATTCCTCTTAGCATTTGGCGTCAAAGCTGGAATGTTCCCACTTCACGTGTGGGCGCCAGATGCCTACAGCGAAACCGACCAGAGTTATACCGCTATATTCAGTGGAGTCCTAAGCAAGGCGGGAGTTTATGGCTTTATACTCCTCTACATCTTGATGTACGGTAAACTGTTAATCGATCTAGGTCAAGTGAGAAGTGCGCCAGCGTTTGGATACGTAATAGCTTTCCTGGGAGGTTTAACAATAATAGTTGGAGGTATACTAGCCGCGCTCCAGGAAGATATAAGGAGGCTGTTCGCGTACTCAAGTATAAGCCAGGTAGGTTATATCTTGGTCGGCCTTGGAATAGGAACTTCTTTGGGAATTGAAGCAGCGATATATCATGCAATAAGTCATGCACTCTTCAAGGGGTTGTTCTTCCTCATAGTGGCAACTCTCATCTACAGAACAGGAAAGACCGAGTTCAAGGACTTCGGAGGTTTGGCCGAGAAGATGCCCTTCACGTTCACTATGGCCTTCATAGCGATACTCAGCTTGGCTGGAATTCCACCACTGGTGGGCTTTGCGAGCAAGTGGCTAATCTTCGAAGCGGTAATAAGCCAGAACCTCCCGATACTTGGAGGAATGGTGTTCTTTGGAAGTGCAATAGGTTTCGTGTACCTAATAAGGTTCACGTATGCCGTTTGGTTCGGTCAGAGGCCTAGCGATATAGAGGACACGAAAGATGCTCCCCTTCCATTGGCGATAGGCATGGCGATACTCGGGACCTTAAACGTCGTCTTCGGTGTAGCCCCGGGAATAATAGCCAAGGAACTCAACGCCATCTTCGGTAGAACTGTTATAGGTGGAAACATCTGGGAGCTCGAGCTTGGATTCGGAAGATACAATGCCTTGTTAGTAACGATATGGCTTGTAATTGGCCTGCTAATAGCTGGTATACTGTACTTCTTGGGAGCCAGCACCAGGAAGGTTCCAGTCACCGACACTTACCAATCGGGTAACCCCGTTACAATGGACTACAACTTGACGATAAGGAGAAACTTCTTCCTACCGCTTAAAGAGGCCGTAGCGTTCTGGCTTAGGATAAGCTTTGACAAACTTTATAGAGATGTTTGGAAGTCCATTGAGGATTTCGCGGAAACTGCGAGGAATTACATCTACAATGGAAACGTTCAGGCTTACGCTTGGTACCTCGCGATAATACTCCTAATATTGGCCGCAATGGGGGTGTGA
- a CDS encoding Na(+)/H(+) antiporter subunit B, whose protein sequence is MLKRVLAIITILIIGYWLAEGLANVPFGQDKMLVGQYYLNHVKEQTGAVNAVTAVVVNYRGFDTLGEVTVLFIASTGVAALLWRRKRERTAKTPGSVVLTTGSKLLFPFIVLFGMYIFIHGHLTPGGGFPGGATIATAFLLMYLAFIVYEIPHKGFETTEGLAGMSYVLVGLIGLAIGGYFLFDWIWQTWHWGTSNLGRLFSGGFIPVIYTIIGIKVGTELSGIIDNMLKEEVKE, encoded by the coding sequence ATGCTGAAGAGAGTTCTCGCGATTATTACAATATTAATAATAGGATATTGGCTTGCCGAGGGATTGGCTAACGTTCCCTTCGGTCAAGATAAGATGCTCGTTGGTCAGTATTACCTTAATCACGTTAAAGAGCAGACTGGTGCAGTTAACGCCGTTACCGCCGTTGTTGTAAATTACAGAGGTTTCGATACGTTAGGTGAAGTTACGGTCTTGTTCATAGCCTCCACGGGAGTTGCTGCCCTACTTTGGAGGAGAAAGAGGGAAAGAACGGCTAAAACTCCTGGGTCCGTAGTTCTAACTACTGGTTCAAAGTTGTTGTTCCCGTTCATAGTCCTGTTTGGAATGTACATATTCATCCATGGTCACCTAACCCCTGGAGGAGGTTTCCCAGGAGGGGCCACCATAGCAACTGCATTCCTTTTGATGTACTTGGCGTTCATAGTTTATGAGATTCCCCACAAGGGTTTCGAGACGACAGAGGGATTGGCTGGAATGAGCTACGTCTTGGTTGGTCTAATAGGTTTAGCAATCGGAGGCTACTTCCTCTTCGACTGGATTTGGCAAACGTGGCACTGGGGCACTAGCAATTTAGGCAGACTATTCAGCGGTGGCTTCATTCCAGTAATATATACAATAATAGGAATCAAGGTTGGAACTGAGCTGAGCGGTATAATCGATAACATGCTCAAGGAGGAGGTGAAAGAATGA
- a CDS encoding respiratory chain complex I subunit 1 family protein, producing MLRVIVNAILILLYATFVGFMFMGIIRKVTARVHRRIGPPIYQPIIDTIKLFGKKENVTHGVIFDFGIVFALGATILALMFIPLGSISVLRAYGDLILITFLLEIPMLGIMFAAMSSGNPYAGIGAQRALLTLLAIQVPLGFAIVALAEYYGTFSTYEIVMAQQVHGWSIFHLPLLLAAIAYDIVLQAMFGKEPFDIMIAPGEISLGPMVEFGGKYLGILQVQHAIGLFAETLFFSNIFLGGAVITTFSSPILNTLATLGVLLIKQLAVLFVAILISTIFPRFTIDQAAKFYWKWPTIIAALGAILASL from the coding sequence ATGCTGAGGGTTATTGTTAATGCGATATTAATCCTACTTTATGCAACGTTCGTGGGCTTCATGTTCATGGGTATTATAAGGAAGGTGACGGCGAGGGTTCACAGGAGGATAGGTCCGCCCATCTACCAGCCCATAATAGATACGATAAAGCTCTTCGGGAAGAAAGAGAACGTAACTCACGGTGTAATCTTTGACTTTGGAATAGTCTTTGCCTTAGGAGCTACAATCTTAGCTTTGATGTTCATTCCGCTGGGAAGCATAAGCGTGCTGAGGGCCTACGGTGACCTAATTCTAATTACGTTCCTCCTCGAGATACCGATGCTGGGAATAATGTTTGCCGCGATGAGCTCTGGAAATCCATATGCGGGAATAGGTGCCCAGAGAGCATTATTAACGCTATTGGCGATTCAAGTCCCACTGGGTTTCGCCATAGTTGCATTAGCTGAGTACTATGGAACCTTTAGCACGTACGAGATAGTCATGGCCCAGCAAGTCCATGGATGGAGCATATTCCACCTTCCGCTCCTACTAGCTGCGATAGCTTACGACATAGTCCTTCAGGCCATGTTCGGAAAAGAGCCATTCGATATCATGATAGCTCCTGGAGAGATATCCCTGGGACCAATGGTCGAGTTCGGTGGCAAATACTTGGGAATCCTACAGGTTCAGCACGCCATAGGATTGTTCGCTGAAACACTATTCTTCAGCAACATATTCCTAGGGGGAGCGGTAATAACAACGTTCTCAAGCCCAATACTGAACACGTTGGCAACCCTTGGAGTATTGTTGATAAAGCAACTAGCTGTGCTCTTCGTGGCAATCCTCATAAGCACTATATTCCCGAGGTTCACGATAGACCAGGCCGCGAAGTTCTACTGGAAGTGGCCCACTATAATAGCCGCCCTGGGTGCGATATTAGCTAGCTTGTGA
- a CDS encoding NADH-quinone oxidoreductase subunit C, whose translation MTWEVGEELLRSILEKAPYAEGRVRRERRLEFKVPVERLREFLSVMKEHNFPLMLQISAVDWLKEGEIELVYHLMNIELGTHAMVKVRIPRDLEKAKVPTVRDIYPAAETYERDVHDFFGVYFEGNDKMEMPWILDDPERGLYPHRKDFNMLEYVKRKYKILDRFDENKDRYVI comes from the coding sequence ATGACGTGGGAAGTCGGTGAGGAACTATTAAGGTCAATCCTTGAGAAGGCTCCCTACGCTGAGGGAAGGGTGAGAAGGGAGAGAAGGCTAGAGTTCAAGGTTCCGGTTGAGAGGCTTAGGGAGTTCCTGAGTGTTATGAAAGAGCACAACTTTCCATTGATGCTCCAGATAAGTGCCGTTGACTGGCTAAAGGAAGGGGAGATAGAGCTCGTTTACCACCTAATGAACATAGAGCTTGGAACCCATGCAATGGTCAAAGTTAGGATTCCAAGGGATTTGGAGAAGGCAAAAGTTCCAACGGTTAGGGACATCTATCCGGCTGCTGAAACGTACGAAAGAGATGTTCACGACTTCTTTGGGGTCTACTTTGAGGGTAACGATAAGATGGAGATGCCATGGATACTAGACGATCCAGAGAGGGGATTGTATCCCCACAGGAAGGACTTCAACATGTTAGAGTATGTAAAGAGGAAGTACAAGATCCTTGACAGGTTTGATGAGAACAAGGATAGGTATGTAATCTGA
- a CDS encoding NuoB/complex I 20 kDa subunit family protein translates to MVDWRLFEPLFNWARKKSLWIVSFCTGCGGIEMPPLMTSRYDIERFGMIPDPSPRQYDLFLITGYVTPKTLKRIIITYELSPDPKYVLAHGSCPLNGGIYWDSYNAIKHLDKYIPVDVFIAGCMPRPEAVLDGIYKLMEMIENGEADGWKRYKENYEWYRKNQDELLGEGWREKEAKKWIPWLVDKKKEVKQ, encoded by the coding sequence ATGGTCGATTGGAGACTCTTTGAGCCATTATTTAACTGGGCGAGAAAGAAGAGCCTTTGGATTGTTTCGTTCTGTACTGGATGCGGTGGAATAGAGATGCCCCCATTGATGACGTCTAGGTACGATATAGAGCGTTTCGGTATGATACCAGATCCAAGTCCAAGGCAGTACGATCTATTCCTGATCACGGGTTACGTAACTCCGAAGACATTGAAGAGGATAATAATAACCTACGAGCTGTCTCCAGATCCAAAGTACGTGCTAGCTCACGGTTCCTGCCCCCTCAACGGCGGAATATACTGGGATTCCTATAACGCAATAAAGCACCTTGACAAGTACATTCCAGTCGATGTTTTCATAGCCGGTTGTATGCCGAGGCCTGAAGCGGTTCTAGATGGCATATACAAGCTCATGGAGATGATAGAGAACGGGGAAGCTGATGGCTGGAAGAGATACAAGGAAAACTATGAGTGGTATAGGAAGAACCAGGATGAGCTCCTGGGAGAGGGTTGGAGAGAGAAGGAAGCCAAGAAGTGGATTCCATGGCTAGTTGATAAGAAGAAGGAGGTTAAGCAATGA